A stretch of DNA from Betaproteobacteria bacterium:
GACACCGGCTCGAATGATCCGCCGAGCCCGACTTTCGGCGCGCGGACGGCGAACAGCGCGAGCGAGCCGCCGATCACCAGCACCAGGAACGCAAGGATGAAAACGCCGCGGCGCGGATCGGTCGCGAACGCGTGCACCGAGGTGAGCACGCCCGAGCGCACCAGGAAGGTACCGAGCAGGCTCATGGAAAAGGCGAGGATCGCGAGCAGCACCGTCCACGCCTTGAAGGCGCCGCGCTTCTCGGTCACGGCCAGCGAATGGATCAGCGCCGTGCCCACCAGCCACGGCATGAAGGAGGCGTTCTCGACCGGATCCCAGAACCACCACCCGCCCCAGCCGAGCTCGTAGTAGGCCCAGGCGCTGCCGAGCGCGATGCCGAGCGTGAGGAACATCCAGGCGACCGTGGTCCAGGGCCGCGACCAGCGCGCCCAGGTCGCGTCGAGCTTGCCACCGAGCAGCGCGGCAATCGCGAACGCGAACACGACCGAGAAGCCGACATAGCCCATGTAAAGCATCGGCGGATGGATGATCATCCCCGGATCCTGCAGCAGCGGGTTCAGGTCGCGGCCGTCCGCGGGCATCGGCAGCAGGCGCTCGAACGGATTGGACGTGAGCAGCAGGAACAGGTGGAAGCCCAGGCTCACCAGGCCCAGCACGCCGAGGACGCGGGCGACCATCGTGAGCGGCAGATGGCGCGAGAACAAGGCCACGGCCGCCGACCAGCCGCCGAGCATCAGCATCCACAGCAGCATCGAGCCTTCGTGCCCGCCCCAGACGGCGGTGAAACGGTAGATCTCGGGCAGGCGGCTGTTGGAGTTGGACGCGACGTACAGCACCGAGAAATCGTTACCGAGGAAAGCGGCCGCGAGACAGCCGAAGGCAAAGGCGATCAGGATGGCCTGAACGCAGGCGGCGACGCGCGAGAGCGACATGAGCCCGACATCGCCGCGGGCGGCGCCGACGAAGGGCAGCGTGCCTTGCAGCATGGCAACGACAGCCGCCAGAATCAGGGCGAAGTGGCCGAGTTCGGGGATCATCCGGATCGTTCGAGCGCCACAGGGGCGTTGGCGCCGCCCGCCGCAGCGGA
This window harbors:
- a CDS encoding heme lyase CcmF/NrfE family subunit; this encodes MIPELGHFALILAAVVAMLQGTLPFVGAARGDVGLMSLSRVAACVQAILIAFAFGCLAAAFLGNDFSVLYVASNSNSRLPEIYRFTAVWGGHEGSMLLWMLMLGGWSAAVALFSRHLPLTMVARVLGVLGLVSLGFHLFLLLTSNPFERLLPMPADGRDLNPLLQDPGMIIHPPMLYMGYVGFSVVFAFAIAALLGGKLDATWARWSRPWTTVAWMFLTLGIALGSAWAYYELGWGGWWFWDPVENASFMPWLVGTALIHSLAVTEKRGAFKAWTVLLAILAFSMSLLGTFLVRSGVLTSVHAFATDPRRGVFILAFLVLVIGGSLALFAVRAPKVGLGGSFEPVSRESMLLGNNVLLMVAAASVLLGTLYPLVLDALGMGKISVGPPYFETVFAPLMTPVVFLMGVGAMTRWKSASVSDLTRRLRWAVAVSVVTAVVMPLAMGAWSPGVAFGMLLAAWVLSATAANLVERMRARAAQSRGWWPRLRELPGAYIGMLLAHAGVGVFIVGVTLVNGYESEKDVRMTIGSTMELGGYAFRLAAVEDVQGPNYEAARGRIEAMRNGRVQSVLHPEKRFYPVQKQTLTEAAIDSGLFGDIYVALGEQVAGDAWTVRVHLKPFVDWIWAGCVLMALGGLIAVCDRRYRRFKRPASERVPGTMEPARELPVTGAARSAQG